A genomic stretch from Terriglobales bacterium includes:
- a CDS encoding carboxypeptidase regulatory-like domain-containing protein — MRQSVLIAAVLILAASVAASAGTISGKVSGVSGESVVYVDTVQGKTFPPPTAHPVIDQKGLMFQPHLTVVQVGTTVDFLNSDSVAHNVFWTSVGGNKKLTHNLGTWPKGEKRSFKFDNPGAVPLLCNVHPEMSGYVIVSPTPYFVITDKSGEYKIENVPDGSYTVVAWHEGAKNQSKAVNVAGDTKADFTLSK; from the coding sequence ATGAGACAGAGTGTTCTGATCGCAGCAGTCCTAATCCTGGCGGCCAGCGTGGCGGCCAGCGCAGGAACCATTAGCGGCAAGGTCTCCGGTGTTTCTGGTGAATCCGTAGTCTACGTCGATACCGTTCAGGGCAAAACTTTTCCCCCTCCCACTGCCCATCCGGTCATTGATCAAAAAGGACTCATGTTTCAACCGCACCTCACGGTCGTGCAGGTGGGTACCACCGTGGACTTCCTGAACAGCGACTCGGTGGCGCACAACGTCTTCTGGACTTCGGTCGGGGGCAACAAGAAGCTGACTCATAACCTGGGGACGTGGCCGAAGGGAGAAAAACGCTCCTTCAAGTTCGACAATCCCGGGGCAGTGCCCTTGCTGTGCAACGTGCACCCGGAGATGTCGGGCTACGTAATTGTTTCACCCACGCCCTATTTTGTGATCACAGACAAGTCCGGCGAGTACAAGATCGAAAACGTTCCGGACGGCAGCTACACCGTGGTCGCCTGGCACGAGGGTGCCAAGAACCAATCCAAGGCAGTGAACGTGGCCGGCGATACCAAGGCGGACTTCACCCTCAGTAAGTAA